AAACATCCATATCCCGGAATCTTCGCAAAAATACGACGAGAGCTGAGCAACGCCTATGGTCTCGGTTGCGTTCCCGACAGCTTCTTGGTCTGAAGTTTCGAAGACAACATCCTATCGGTAATTACGTTGTCGATTTCGTTTGTCTCGAAAAAAATGTTGTTATTGAAGTTGATGGCGGTCAACACTTGGATGATGTGAGGGATAAAGAAAGAGATCAGTGGTTGTCAAACGAGGGCTACGGGATATTGCGATACTGGAATGATCAAGTGCTCAAGGAAACCGATTCGGTGGTTGAGGATATCCTGAGAAGTATTGACTCACCCTCCCCCAGCCCCTCCCCTCAACCTCCTTCGCCTAAAGCTTCGGCGGGTCAAGAGGGAGGGGGGTGAAATTTCACGGAGATATTGATGAAG
The DNA window shown above is from bacterium and carries:
- a CDS encoding endonuclease domain-containing protein is translated as MTTHKTSISRNLRKNTTRAEQRLWSRLRSRQLLGLKFRRQHPIGNYVVDFVCLEKNVVIEVDGGQHLDDVRDKERDQWLSNEGYGILRYWNDQVLKETDSVVEDILRSIDSPSPSPSPQPPSPKASAGQEGGG